From Bermanella sp. WJH001:
CATTTGTATATCCATCAATACCACGTCCGGTAAAAATTTTTCTACCGCTTCAATGGCCTGCACACCATTAATGGCAAGGGCAATTACTTCACCTAGCTGTTCAGTTTCAACAAAGCGCTGTAAGCGACTACGGGCAAGTTCTTCGTCATCGACAATTAATACATTCATGAGGCGACTTGAGGCTGGTGATTATAATGGAGATGAATAGTAAAGGTTTTCTCGTCTTGTTCTGTGGTACTGCTCGCATCATGGCCATACAAGGCTTGCAAACGATGCTGGATATTTTCTAACGCCATTTGATTACCACTTTCATGGCGCTGATGTTGCACGGTACAAATGGGGTTGCTCACTCTAATATGTAACCGTGATTGTTCCATATAAATATTAATACTCACTACTCCCCCTTTTTCACTGGGAGCAATGCCATGATAAATGGCGTTTTCGATTAACGGCTGCAAGGTTAATAGCGGAATGTTGGTAAGCTTGGGGGCTTCAACTTGCCATTTAACGGTTAAACGCTCACCGAGCCTTAACTGCTCAATGTTGATGTATTTTTTACACAGATCCATTTCTTGTTGCAGTGTGGTTTGCGCCCCTGCCATTTTTAAGCTGGCGCGAAATAATTCACTTAAGTCTTCTACCGCTTGTTCGGCTTTATCTGGGTCCACATGAATTAAGCTGGCAATGATATTCATGCTGTTAAATAAAAAATGAGGTCGAATGCGGCTTTGTAAGGCTTGCATACGTGACTGCAATTCACTGCGCGCATGTAACCGACTTTGCATTTGAATATAAAAATAATGCAATAACAACGTGGCTAAAATCGCGCTGATCAATTGATTGCGTAGCAGCCAGTCCCAACTGTAACTCTCTAGTAGCAACTCGTTCATTCCATACAAGGTGATCAAGCTGATCAGTAAATTTACAGCCTGAATCAAAACAAAACTAATCGCCGTTAACTGATTCAAGCTTAATGCTGGAATGTGCAACCTTAATCGACACAAACAGGCGGCGCTCACTAACACCAACCACTGCACATAAAACGAGAGTAATCCAAATTGCTCCCAGCTAAAATGCTGCGCCCCGCTGGATAATAAAATCAGCACAATCACCAACGCTTGGCTAAATAGAATCAACCACAATACCGAGCGCACTTGGCATAAGTCGGGGATCAGCTCTTTTGCATCAATGGGTTGTTTAGATGTGGCCACAATGAGTCCTTTTTATTATGGACAAAGTCTGTCCCATTAAAGGCTTTGGCTCAAGCCTATTCAGCTTGATCGACCCGATTTACGGATAAGTGGTGCTCATAAGGCTATGCTCAGTGTTGAACCGCCTCATATCCTGTATAATGCGCCCAATTTTTATCCGTTTAGCCGTCCTCAGCTTGCCTGAGTAGAAGTGAGAACTAATATGAGCCAGCAAACTAACTCCGCATGGGGTGGCCGTTTTTCAGAAGCCACAGACGCCTTTGTACAACGCTTTACTGCATCGGTTGAATTTGACCAGCGCATGTACGCCCAAGACATCCAAGGCTCCATCGCCCACGCCACCATGTTGGCCAAAGTTGGCGTATTAACTGACGCTGAGCGTGATGACATCATTAAAGGTCTAGGCGAAATCAAAGCGGACATTGAAGCGGGCAATTTTGAATGGAGCATCGCGCTTGAAGATGTTCACATGAACATCGAAGCCGCCCTAACCGCTAAAATTGGCATTACAGGTAAAAAGTTACACACAGGCCGTTCTCGTAACGACCAAGTGGCCACCGATATTCGTTTATACCTGCGTGACGAAATTGACCACATGAGCGCTGAAATCACCCGCCTACAAACGGGCCTGATTGAACTGGCCACAAAAGAAGCGGACACCATCATGCCGGGCTTCACTCATTTACAAACCGCGCAACCGGTTACCTTTGGTCACCATTTGCTGGCTTGGAATGAAATGCTAGAGCGTGACTTCGCCCGCCTACAGGATTGCCGTAAACGTACCAATGTTATGCCACTAGGTGCAGCGGCCCTTGCCGGTACCACCTACCCAATCGACCGTGCCATGACCGCCGAGCTATTGGGTTTTGATGCCCCAACTGAAAATAGCCTAGACAGCGTATCGGATCGTGATTTTGCCATCGAATTCACTGCGGCCTGCGCCACCATCATGATGCACCTAAGCCGCTTCAGCGAAGAGTTGGTGCTTTGGGCCAGCGCGCAATTTAACTTCATTGATTTGCCTGACCGCTTTTGCACAGGCTCATCCATCATGCCGCAAAAGAAAAACCCTGACGTGCCTGAATTAGTGCGTGGTAAAGCGGGTCGTATCTTTGGTCACCTAATGGGCTTACTAACATTAATGAAGTCTCAACCGTTGGCGTATAACAAAGACAATCAAGAAGACAAAGAGCCTTTATTCGATACCATCGACAACGTGGGCGGCAGCTTACGCGCCTTCGCTGACATGATGCCCCATGTGGTGTCGAAAAAAGATGTAATGCGCGAAGCGGCCCTTCGTGGTTTCTCTACCGCTACCGATTTAGCCGATTACCTTGTACGCAAAGGCGTGGCCTTCCGTGACTCTCACGAAATTGTGGGTAGCGCTGTGGGTTATGGTGTTAAAACCGGTAAAGACCTAGGTGAAATGTCATTAGAAGAGCTGCAACAGTTTGGCGACATGATTACCGACGACGTGTTTGAAGTATTAACCCTTGAAGGCTCGGTTGCGGCTCGTGATCACTTAGGTGGTACTGCACCTAATCAAGTGCGTGCCGCAGCGAAGCGTGCAGCTGAGAAATTAGCCCAGCGTTAATTTGTAGGGTGGGCATTGCCCACCAGCAACTGCTTGTGTCGGGCAATGCCCGACCTACTTTTTGAAGCATTAAAATATAAAACCGCTTGTGGCAACACAAGCGGTTTTATATTTTCGGGCGCGGGACAACCTCGTACAACTGTCATGAGATCTTTAGAGCGTCTTACGTCTCGCATCCAACATCTCACATTTGTAAATCAAGGCAGCTCTAACACACCATCCATTTCAACTTCCGCATCTTTTGGTAAGGCCGAAATTTGAACTGCTGCACGGGCTGGGTAAGGTTGCTCAAAGTACTCAGCCATAATCGCATTCACTTTAGCAAAGTTGCCAAGGTCGGTTAAAAAGATATTTAATTTTGCGATGTCTTGTAATGTACCACCCGCTGCTTCACACACGGCAGTTAAGTTATCAAATACACGACGTACGTTATCTTCAAACGTGCCTTCGATCATTTCCATGGTTTCTGGCACTAATGGAATTTGTCCAGAAAGATAAACGGTTTTACCCACTTTTACCGCTTGTGAATATGTGCCGATGGCTTGTGGGGCTTTGTCTGTGTTGATGATTTCTTTCATGTTGGCTCCTAAATACAAGCAGGTTTTATATTATTAGATGAGTCTAGTTAGCAAAAACCCATATGTGTGAACACATATGGGTTTTATTTTTTATCACGCCGTTACGGTTATTTGCTGGCGTTTTTTAAGCGGGTGATTTTATTGACCGCTTTGTTTTTACGTAATTTGCGCATCACATCTGCAAGATGTTTACGGCCGTGTACCCCAATGCGCAAGCTCATAACACTGAGTTTGGCGTCTTTATCTTCAACGCTAATTTGCTCAAGATTACCATCAGCTTCGGTTACAGCGGCGGCCATTTGTGCCACAAGGCCACGACCATTCTCAACCCAAGCGCGTAATGTCACAGAGAAATCTTCTTTGATTTTATCATCCCAAATAAGCGGCAGACACTTATCGGTTTGATCAATCAGCTCTAACATATTTTTACAGGTATTGGTGTGTACCACTAAGCCGCGACCAGAGCTTGAATAACCCACAATTTGATCACCAGGTATTGGGCTACAACATTTAGCGTAACTGACCACGCCACCTTCTTTGCCGTTAATACTGAATACGCCTTCGCTACTAATTGAGCTCACGCCGTCTTCTTTACCCAATACAAACACCGCTAGGCGTCGAGCAATGGCTTGTGGTGCTCGTGAGCCAAGGCCAATCTCTTCAAGTAAGGTATCAAACTGTTTGACGTTAAATTCTTTAATTAAATGCTCAAGATGAATCGCATCAATTTCATCAAGATTCAAATGGAACATGCTTACAGCACTTGCTAACAAACGACGACCAAGCGAAACCGACTCGTCTTGTTTTTGGTTTTTCAAATAATGACGAATGTTACTGCGCGCTTTAGATGTCACCACAAAATTTAACCACGACGGGTTCGGACTAGCACCAGGTGCGGTGATAATTTCAACACTTTGACCGCTGACTAATTTAGTACTCAAGGGTGCAAGCTGATGATCAATCCGACAGCCCACACAGGAGTTACCCACGTCGGTATGCACGCTGTAAGCAAAGTCGACAACGGTGCTTTCTTTTGGCATCTCGACAATGCGCCCTTTTGGCGTAAAGATATAAATATCATCTGGGAATAAATCCACTTTTACGCTTTCAATAAATTCTTGTGGGTTACCGGCACGCTGTTGTAATTCAAGTAAACCTTGCACCCATTGGCGAGCGCGCTTATTGCCTTTGCTTTCGGTTTCACCTTCTTCGTCTTTGTACAGCCAGTGGGCGGCGATGCCGTTATGGGCCATGGCTTCCATTTCTTCGGTGCGAATTTGAATCTCAATGTGCACACCGCCTAAACCCACGACCGATGTGTGCAAAGATTGGTAACCATTAGACTTTGGGATGGCGATGTAATCTTTAAAGCGCCCAGGTACCGGTTTGTATTGGTTATGAATAAAACCAAGAGCACGGTAACAGCTATCAACGTTATCAACGATGATACGGAAACCGTAGACATCCATAATCTGTTTGAAGGATTTTTTTTGTTCCTTCATTTTGCGATAAATAGAATACAGGTGTTTTTCACGGCCAATCACGCGGGCATCCAAACCTTCTTCTTTTAAGCGCTTTTTAATGGCCTTGCTGATTTTATCCACCAGCTCGCTGCGATTACCACGCGCAGCTTTTACGGCTTTGCGAATCATATTGGAGCGCATTGGATGTTTGGCGTTAAAGCATAAATCTTCTAGCTCAATTCGAATGTTACTAATGCCCAAACGGTTGGCAATGGGGGCATAAATTTCGAGGGTTTCACGAGCGATACGACGCTTTTTCTCAGGCGGCATGGAATCCAGCGTGCGCATGTTGTGCAGGCGGTCTGCCAGTTTTACCAAGATCACACGGATATCACGGGCCATGGCCATGGCCATTTTTTGGAAATTACCCGCTTGTTTTTCTTCTTGGCTTTCAAACTTAATGTGCGTGAGCTTGCTGACACCATCCACTAGCTCAGAGACGGTTTCGCCAAACTGTTCAACTAACGCATCTTTGGGAACGGCTGTGTCTTCGATTACATCGTGCAGCATGGCCGCCATTAGGCTTTGTGGGTCCATGTGCATTTCAGAAAGGATATTAGCCACCGCCAGCGGGTGAATAATATAAGGATCACCACTACGACGATACTGGCCTTCGTGGGCCTGCTCGGCGTAATAGTATGCCCGGCAAACCTGATTGATTTGCTCGGGTTCAAGATAGCTGCTTAAGCGCTCGGCTAATGCATCTATTGTTGGCACCCTTTACCTCCTAATTCTTGCTGGCAAAGTAAGGATGCTTTCATACTTACTCTTGCTCAGCAGCTAATGCAGCAGCTTCAGCAGCAGCCATTGATGCTGGCGTGATTTTGCCTTCAGCAATTTCACGTAATGCAATCACGGTTACTTTATCGTTTTCTGGTGCCACTAACGGCTCAGCGCCTTGCATAGAAATTTGACGAGCACGTTTGCTGGCTAACATTACAAGTTCAAAACGGTTATCTACGCTGGTTAGGCAATCTTCTACGGTTACGCGAGCCATGATTTAATCTCTATCTATGGGGCAGCGAACTGCCGTTTATAATGTTTGTTGGGTTAGTTTACAAAAAGCCGCTGGTTTACGCCAATTGTTTAACCCTATTGCGGTGCATTCATTTCGCTATTGGGCCTGATTTTCAGGCATTAGCTTAATAAATTGGTAATCATGTCCTTGTGGCGCTCACTTTGGCTGCCCACACGCAAACGCTCGGTTTGAAAGATGGACTTCAGCTCACCTAGTGCCACTTCGAAGTTATCGTTAATCACCACGTAATCATATTCGTGGAAGTGACTCATTTCGCTGACGGCCTCATTCATGCGACCAGTGATGATTTCTTCACTGTCTTGGCCACGACCGGTTAAACGGTCCAATAATGCTTGGCGAGATGGCGGCAGTATAAAAATACTCACCGCCTCTGGCATAAGGCGACGCACTTGCTGTGCCCCTTGCCAGTCAATTTCAAGAATCACATCAATACCGGTATTAAGCTGCTGCTGAACGGCACTTTGACTGGTGCCGTAATAATTACCAAATACTTGCGCATGCTCTAAGAAGTCACCGTCATTGATTAACGTCTCAAATTCTGACTTTTCGACAAAGTGATAATGCTTGCCATTTTCTTCACCTTC
This genomic window contains:
- the rpoZ gene encoding DNA-directed RNA polymerase subunit omega, with protein sequence MARVTVEDCLTSVDNRFELVMLASKRARQISMQGAEPLVAPENDKVTVIALREIAEGKITPASMAAAEAAALAAEQE
- a CDS encoding bifunctional (p)ppGpp synthetase/guanosine-3',5'-bis(diphosphate) 3'-pyrophosphohydrolase, which encodes MPTIDALAERLSSYLEPEQINQVCRAYYYAEQAHEGQYRRSGDPYIIHPLAVANILSEMHMDPQSLMAAMLHDVIEDTAVPKDALVEQFGETVSELVDGVSKLTHIKFESQEEKQAGNFQKMAMAMARDIRVILVKLADRLHNMRTLDSMPPEKKRRIARETLEIYAPIANRLGISNIRIELEDLCFNAKHPMRSNMIRKAVKAARGNRSELVDKISKAIKKRLKEEGLDARVIGREKHLYSIYRKMKEQKKSFKQIMDVYGFRIIVDNVDSCYRALGFIHNQYKPVPGRFKDYIAIPKSNGYQSLHTSVVGLGGVHIEIQIRTEEMEAMAHNGIAAHWLYKDEEGETESKGNKRARQWVQGLLELQQRAGNPQEFIESVKVDLFPDDIYIFTPKGRIVEMPKESTVVDFAYSVHTDVGNSCVGCRIDHQLAPLSTKLVSGQSVEIITAPGASPNPSWLNFVVTSKARSNIRHYLKNQKQDESVSLGRRLLASAVSMFHLNLDEIDAIHLEHLIKEFNVKQFDTLLEEIGLGSRAPQAIARRLAVFVLGKEDGVSSISSEGVFSINGKEGGVVSYAKCCSPIPGDQIVGYSSSGRGLVVHTNTCKNMLELIDQTDKCLPLIWDDKIKEDFSVTLRAWVENGRGLVAQMAAAVTEADGNLEQISVEDKDAKLSVMSLRIGVHGRKHLADVMRKLRKNKAVNKITRLKNASK
- the gmk gene encoding guanylate kinase, with the translated sequence MTVGTLYIVSAASGTGKTSLLNVLLQQTTNIAVSVSHTTRNKREGEENGKHYHFVEKSEFETLINDGDFLEHAQVFGNYYGTSQSAVQQQLNTGIDVILEIDWQGAQQVRRLMPEAVSIFILPPSRQALLDRLTGRGQDSEEIITGRMNEAVSEMSHFHEYDYVVINDNFEVALGELKSIFQTERLRVGSQSERHKDMITNLLS
- the argH gene encoding argininosuccinate lyase, translated to MSQQTNSAWGGRFSEATDAFVQRFTASVEFDQRMYAQDIQGSIAHATMLAKVGVLTDAERDDIIKGLGEIKADIEAGNFEWSIALEDVHMNIEAALTAKIGITGKKLHTGRSRNDQVATDIRLYLRDEIDHMSAEITRLQTGLIELATKEADTIMPGFTHLQTAQPVTFGHHLLAWNEMLERDFARLQDCRKRTNVMPLGAAALAGTTYPIDRAMTAELLGFDAPTENSLDSVSDRDFAIEFTAACATIMMHLSRFSEELVLWASAQFNFIDLPDRFCTGSSIMPQKKNPDVPELVRGKAGRIFGHLMGLLTLMKSQPLAYNKDNQEDKEPLFDTIDNVGGSLRAFADMMPHVVSKKDVMREAALRGFSTATDLADYLVRKGVAFRDSHEIVGSAVGYGVKTGKDLGEMSLEELQQFGDMITDDVFEVLTLEGSVAARDHLGGTAPNQVRAAAKRAAEKLAQR
- a CDS encoding histidine kinase; the protein is MATSKQPIDAKELIPDLCQVRSVLWLILFSQALVIVLILLSSGAQHFSWEQFGLLSFYVQWLVLVSAACLCRLRLHIPALSLNQLTAISFVLIQAVNLLISLITLYGMNELLLESYSWDWLLRNQLISAILATLLLHYFYIQMQSRLHARSELQSRMQALQSRIRPHFLFNSMNIIASLIHVDPDKAEQAVEDLSELFRASLKMAGAQTTLQQEMDLCKKYINIEQLRLGERLTVKWQVEAPKLTNIPLLTLQPLIENAIYHGIAPSEKGGVVSINIYMEQSRLHIRVSNPICTVQHQRHESGNQMALENIQHRLQALYGHDASSTTEQDEKTFTIHLHYNHQPQVAS
- a CDS encoding RidA family protein yields the protein MKEIINTDKAPQAIGTYSQAVKVGKTVYLSGQIPLVPETMEMIEGTFEDNVRRVFDNLTAVCEAAGGTLQDIAKLNIFLTDLGNFAKVNAIMAEYFEQPYPARAAVQISALPKDAEVEMDGVLELP